A segment of the Malassezia restricta chromosome V, complete sequence genome:
TGACGCTTTCGAGGGCTGAGGCATGGCTGCCGCATCCCCCTCCTTTAAGCTAGTCCCaatggacgacgacgtatTGTCAGGACCACCTTCGGTGCTCGGCATGAAAATGTTGTCTGATGATTGGCTTAGACAGGTCTGTCCGTCAAACTACACCCAAAAAGGCAAAGCGTGCGTGATATATGGTCTCCAGATACGCAGTGTACAGTGGTCAAGGTGTGTAGAGGCAAACTCAAAGTGGGCTAGGCACCCGAGTTTTTTTCAGGTCCTCCCAAACTCCCAAGGGCCACCAATAACTGTGGCTGGGTTTTTTGGTATTTGCTAGCTGGCTGCGCCAGCCAGCCACTTTTCCCCGATTCCACGTGACTATGAAACGAGGGATAGAACGCGAGACGGCACAGCTCGCTTGTGTGGAGACCACTCGAGTTGCCACGCGTATGGGACACAAGTACGTCGTGTGAGCTAGAGAGCATTGACTAACCCACACAGTACAATTCTACATTCAAGTATACAGACACCACTTGGTCGTGAGCTTCAGGCACAGGGTGTCACACTGAAAAAGTCATCGCTGATGTACCCCAGTACGTGATAAAACTCGGTGGATCTACGTAGCTAACGGTCGGCAGTCTTTCTCACGGATGAACCGTTCGCCAAGGAGCCACTTGGATCAATGCCAAATCAGTTTCGATGGGGTGTGGAGCGTCTCGGAGAATTTCTAGGACCACTAGTTGAGCGTGGCCTGTGTTCTGTGATTATATTTGGTGTCCCAACAACTAAGCCCAAGGATGAAGTCGGCACTCTTGCTGATGACTGCGAGGGACCTGTTATTCAAGGCATCAAAAAGATTCGTCAGATTTTCCCATCGTTGTATGTGGCGGTCGATGTTTGCTTGTGTGAATACACATCACATGGCCACTGTGGTATTCTGTGTCCAGATGGATCGATCAATAATGACAAGTCCATTGCTCGTCTGTCTGATGTGGCTGTGGCCTACGCAAAAGCTGGTGCACATTGTGTGGCTCCTAGCGATATGATGGACAATCGTATACAGGCCATCCACGAAGGCCTGAAGCGGGAAGgtctcgcgcatcgcaccTCGATTATGGCATACAGTGCCAAATTCGCATCGAGCATGTACGGTCCATTCCGTGAAGCTGTCGCCTCTGCACCTGCCTTTGGTGATCGCCGGTGCTACCAACTGCCACCCAATGCGCGTGGACTTGCTCGACGGGCCATTCTGCGTGATGTGCAAGAAGGCGCCGATATCGTGATGGTCAAGCCCACCATGCCCTATTTGGATGTTCTTGCCGATGCACGTGAGTTAGCTCCCGATCATCCTCGCGCTTGCTACCATGTCAGTGGTGAATATGCGATTCTCCATGCGGCGGCCAGTGCAGGAGTCGGCGATCTTCGTGCGATGGTCGAAGAGAGTATGACATCGATGCTTCGGGCAGGCGCCACGTTGATTTTAACATACTTTACACCAGAGCTACTTACGTGGTTGGATCATCCTAGGGCTTGTTAAATGTTATTCGTTTGCATCTTCGTTTTCCAAGTCTTTCGGCTCCACAGGTTCTTCATCTTCGCCAAACTGCATGACATTGTCGATGCAAGAAAAAATGAGGTTGATACTCTCCTCGCTCGATAGATCTAGTGGGAGGAATGATACCATACTGTAATCTTCAATCAGTTGCA
Coding sequences within it:
- a CDS encoding porphobilinogen synthase translates to MGHNTILHSSIQTPLGRELQAQGVTLKKSSLMYPIFLTDEPFAKEPLGSMPNQFRWGVERLGEFLGPLVERGLCSVIIFGVPTTKPKDEVGTLADDCEGPVIQGIKKIRQIFPSLYVAVDVCLCEYTSHGHCGILCPDGSINNDKSIARLSDVAVAYAKAGAHCVAPSDMMDNRIQAIHEGLKREGLAHRTSIMAYSAKFASSMYGPFREAVASAPAFGDRRCYQLPPNARGLARRAILRDVQEGADIVMVKPTMPYLDVLADARELAPDHPRACYHVSGEYAILHAAASAGVGDLRAMVEESMTSMLRAGATLILTYFTPELLTWLDHPRAC